AGGCAAGTCTGGGGGTGATCCCCCAGCTCCTACTCTATACTGATTGGTCCATCGTCTTAGCGCATGGATTCAGGAAAGGATGCCTATCATCACAGCTCTGGCAAGAGCTGAGTGGCTGTTCCCACATCCTTCCTTCAGCTCTTCAAACTCGTAACTAGCCCAGACTTCATAGCAACATATCTGCTGTACTATCAAACCAGGCATCTCTTCTCCTATGGCTCCCTTATGGAAGCTGGCTGCCTCCTGGCTTTGCCTCCTCCACCTCCCTCACACCCAGGATGGTAGAAAGTTCCAGAGCTGTGGCCAGGTCTGAAGGGAGATCTGCCTGGCCCTCAGGCTCTACTTCTGAGTGCCTTGTCCTCCATTCCATGCTTGGGCTAATCTATGGTTTTTCAGCTAACACGCAGCTGGTAGGCCTTGCAGTTTTcatcttggttttttttgttgttgttgtttgaaaaCTTCAGAATATTTGGAAGACAGGCGTAAAAATTCTTCTAATAGAGAGACTAAGGTACCTTTAAAGATCCAACTGTTTCCTTGGAGAATGTATACGCTAATGACTATGTAAAcaaattttaacttttaattaTCCCTGTGATCAACAAAAAGCTCTGCAACAACCCATTTCCTGAGCCACGGTGGAGAGGCATCCCCTTGTGGCCACGGCAGGGGTGGGGAAGCACTAGAACAAGACCCTTGTCTCCACAACCAGGAGAAAAATCCAAACAAAGTGACTGATATTATCTGGGCTCTCCTAAGACTAGTAGTATTTGGTTACAAAAGAGGGTTATGTCCACCTGATGGGCTGGGAGCAGAAACTGGGCACAGAGCAACAGGCTCAAAGCGGCACCCTAAAAGATGCCACCTGGTGCGCTCCCCTGTGGAAGAACACCCAGAACCCAGCACAACCTCGGGGCAGCTTGTTAGCCAGGGTGTTTTGTTCTGATTTCTGCTAACTGGTGGTCTGATGTCAGCAGGTCCAGCTGGGCACTCTGGGGGTGGAAATCACCTCACCTCGGAGGAGGTCCTTGTGGATGCAAATATGAAGGGTGGACCTGGTAGGAAGGAGTACCCTGTTTTGCATGGGTACAGCCATAGCACTTGTGTACACAGACTGGCACGCTGTTGGAGGCTCTTCAAGGAGGGCACTGGGATCTGGGTGCAGGTCACGGGGTCACTGCAGAGGTCTATGCTGTCAGGTCGGGTCACCACAGAGGCCTGTGTTGACCGTCAGGTCGGGGCATCACACAGGCCTGTGCTGTCAGGTCAGTTACCACACAGGCCTGTACTGTCAGGTCAGGTCACTACACAGGCCTGTGCTGTCAGGTGGGGTCACCACAGAGGCCCGTGCAGTCAGTTCAGGTCACTGCAGAAGACTGTGCTGTCAGGTCAAGTGACCGCAGAAGCCTGTGCTGTCAGGTCGGGTGACCACAGAGAACTGTGCTGTCAGGTCAGGTCACCGCAGAAGCCTGTGCTGACCGTCAGGTTGGGTCACCACAGAGGCCTGTGCTGTCAGGTCAGGTCACCACACAGGCCTGTGCTGTCAGGTCAGGTCACCACACAGGCCTGTGCTGTCAGGTTGGGTCACCACAGAGGCCTGTCCTATCAGGTCGGGTCTCCACAGAGGTCTGTGCTGTCAGGTGGGGTCACCACAGAGGCCCGTGCTGACTGTCAGTTCACGTCACTGCAGAAGCCTGTGCTGTCAGGTCAGGTGACCGCAGAGGCCTGTGCCTTCAGGTCGGGTGACCACAGAGGCTTGTGCTGTCAGGTCAGGTCACTGCAGAAGCCTGCGCTGACCATCAGGTCGGGTGACCACAGAGGCCTGTGCTGTCAGGTTGGGTCTCCACAGAGGCCTGTGCTGACTGTCCAGTCGGGTCACCACAGAGGTCTGTTGCTGTCAGGTCGGGTAATCACAAAAGGTCTGTGCTGTCAGGTCGTGTGACCACAGAGGCCCGTGCTGACTGTTAGGTCTGGTCCCCGCAGAGGTCTGTGCTGTCAGGGTGTGCGTCAACTTAATCTGACGCTACTTTCACTTACACTTAGTGCCACAGGGATCACCCCATGCCTCAGAATCTGCCTCATGACAGGCTTGGGGGAAGAACAAGACGTAGCTTCTCCATCCCAACGGCCCCTGCTCTTGATGATTGCACCTGCCTATCTTTGGTTAAACAGGTTGTGTCATCACATGGGGTAAATACTAAGCCTTTCTCCCAGAGATGGAGGTGTATGCAGTTGGGAAACAGCCTCAGCTGTCTGCCAAACAGTGGCTGTCAGTGCTGGGgttggcagcagcagcagagaaaccatCTATGAATCAGGATCTTGCTGAGGCAAGCACCTGGGGAAATGGCATTAGCCTCTAACCAAAACCCGCGGGTGTCCGTGCTGGGTAAGGCACCGTGTCACTGAAGAGCTCCCGAGGAGGAGCCTGGCGCTGGCTATATGGAGCCAGTAGAGGGAGGGAACATTTGTGGGCGCCACAGCATATTGTGGAGTCTGAGATATGGAGGGACCTCATGAGGACAGTGCCAGGACAGTCAGGGTGCCTGCTCAGGAAGATGGCTCTGAGCAACACAAGGGTCTCTGGGGTCAGTGGGGTGGCGAAAGGACTGGACACTCCACACGGCCCAACCTCCTGAGAGGCCCAGGAGGGccatccctgcatgcctagtGATGCTGAGTGTTAAGGGAAGCAATCACTGGGAAAGGGCATTTTCCCCAGCTTCTGAAATGGCAAGTGTGGGCAACTGGAAGCTGTGCTAGGTAGAGAAGCCCTTCTCAGATAGAATGCTCATGAATCCAGGCTCCTCAGGGAGCTGGGACAGGAGAGTGACTGCTCTCAGGACAGTTAGAAGAGTCTGGAAAGCACCTCTGAGGGAGCCTCTGGTCATGTCTCCCTGGTCCCTCACTGGCTCTTCCCCTGTGAGCTTGAGGGCTCCCTTTGGACCTATGCCTTGGATTTGGTTGTGCTCTGGTCCCAAATGGCAGGAGGCTTGGACAGGGAGCATAGAGGCTGCTCTGAGGGCCCAGCTCTGCCTCGGAAAAGGGCAGAAAGGTGCTCTAAACAGAAGGCACCTGCAAATGGGAGGTGGGGAAGATTAATCTGTCTTCACATCAGCAACTGGTTATCCTTCCTGCTACCTCGCCTTTCCTTTGGGTGATGTGATAACAGGAGGCCGGGCCATTGGCCCAGTTTGGCTCAGAGCTCGCACTGGGGCCAGTGGGTAACAGAGAGAGCAAACAGAACTTCAAGAAGGTTCTGTTTGTACAGTGACTAGAACCAAGGAGCCCTGCCCAGCTCCGCCTTGGAGCAAGACACATGGAACCCCTGGCAGGAAGGAGCCCCGCACCATTGGAGGGAAAGACCTTTCCTGCCCAGGGCTGTGTAAGTGAAGGATGTTGTTTATGACCTTCAGATTCTCCAAGTCTCTCTGGTACTTCTTGCGCAGCGTGGCCGCACCACCCTCCAGGTCCTTGTGCTCTAGCTCCTCCCGCATGGCATCCGTCTGCGCTTCCAGCTCTTGGATGCGCTCGTGCAGCCTGGCTGCGGACTCGGCTACCCCCTTGGCCTGACTGGCTGGCCAGCTgggggagggtgggggcaggCCGCTTGGGGGGCCGGGGGCCGGCAGGGCTCCAGGGCGCTGCTGCTGGCAGTGGCTGAGGGTTTCCTTCAGGCGCTGCAGGTTCTGGGAACAGTGCTCCTGCAGTGTCCGCAGCTCCTCTGCATGAATACCCTGCAGCTCCTTTATCTTAAGCTGGAACCTGTCCTCGAGGGTCTGCATCTGCTCCACATGGTGCTGCTCCAGGTCCTGCCGGTCTCTCGCGGAGGTGTCCAGCTGGCTGAGGACGCGGCTGTGCTCGGCCTGCAGCGTACGCTCCGCCTGGCCCAGCTGCTCCACCACGCCCAGCAGCTCCTCCCTGTGCCGCCCCTGCAGGGTGCGCACGGTTGCACTATGCCTGCTCTCCACCGCCTCCAGACAGCCCTGCTGATGGCCCAGCTCTGTCACCCTGGCCATGAGTTCTGCGTTTTCTCTTTCGATGATGGCAATCACTTCCAGGTACTCGCTCTTCTGCTTCCGGAGAAGGTCTTCATACTCCTCCCGCAGGGCCCCGAGAGCTTGCACGTGGCGCTGGCAGGGGGCGTCCCTGCTCTGCCACGAGTCCTTGTACAACTGGAGCTCCTTTTCATACTCCAGCCTAATCCTGCAGGCTGCATAGCACACCTGAGCCTGAATGATAGCATCTTGAACTAACAGTGAAGAATACTGACCAAGACCTCCCAAACAACTGCTATAGGAAAGAGTCTGGGAGGCCTGGAGAAGCTTCTGACAGCTGCTTATGGACTCTGCAGGAGGAAGGCAGGCAAGAGCTGTGGCTATCTCCCCCAGGGTGCGGGCCTTGGCTTTCAGCTGCTGGGCAAGTTCCTCCTGCACGGCAACGAGGGTGCTGGAGCGCCGACCCGATAGCTGAAAGGGCTCTAAGGCGCTGCTGGGGTCCTGACGCGGCACTTCCCCCACGAGACTCAAGTCCCAGGACTGCAGGACACCTTCTTCAACACCTGCTTGAAGCCCGAGGGCCCCCGAAGCCTGCTGCATCACTCTGTCAAAATCCGGAGTGTGGTAGGCCTCCAGGATCTGGCTCAGTGTGCACCTAAGCCGCTGCAGGGCCGCCCTGGTGCTGCACAGATTGTCCTGGACAGTGCTTAGCCGGTGGTGGAACGACTCCCTCACCGACTGTGTGACAAAACTCAGCTCGGCCCTGACCAGTGTCGCGTCTGCCACGGTAGGGGCCAGGGCAGGTGCCAGACCCAGCCACCCCCCATCAGTGGCATCTACTGCCTCGCCTCCTAGTGTCACCAGGTGCTGGCTCAGTAACTCAACCTGGCTCCAGAATTCcccatccaccagcagcttcttcgCCAGGGAATCTGCCAAAGGCCCAGGGCAAGCTGTGGCATTTTCAGACTCCAGGGGCAAGCCTCCCACCTGGGAAATCTCTTGGAGGATACAAGAGATGTCAGATGTTGTATTTCGTAAAGAATCTGCGATCTGACTGATCAATGAGGCTTCCAAAGCTATCTGATCTGAGAGGCGCTTCAACTGTTCCTGCTCGGTCAGCTCAGGCTGCTGAGCAGGGGGTCTCCTTCCTTGCAGGCAGCTCCCGTCCTCATGCAGAGCAGGGGCTGTGTTATCTGTGGGAGCTGGCACGAGCTGCAGGACCTGGATGGCCTCAGCTAATATGCCCTCCATGCTGGCCAGACAGGCCGCAGGGGCGGCGTGCTCCTCTTCTGGGCCCATCCGTGGCAGGGACCTTAGCTGCTCGAGGCATTTTTCTAAGCAGGTAAGGGCCTGGCTGTTTTTCACCTGGAAGTCCCCGAGCTCCCCAGCGTGGCTCTCTGTGAATGCtgccctgccttgtctctccaGCTCCAGCTGAGAGGCTAGTGCGCTGGCCTGGGTGAGGCTGGCCCGGAGCTGCTCACGGAGCTGTGCCTCAGTGCCCgcccactggtggtgcagtgccaccagggcctcctggTCTCGGCCGCGCTGGCTCTCCAGCCGCAGGGTCACATCCTTGAGCTTCTCCTCTGTGATATACAGCTTGGTTTCCAGGGAGTGTATGATGGAGAGGTAGGTGTCTGTGTCGCTGGGCCCGGGGAGTGGGCCGGGGGCAGGCTCTGACGACATACTTTCCTCTGAGAGTGAGCGGTCCTGGCTGGTATCAGAGGACGCGCTGCTCGTCCAGGCCTTCTCCGACCCATCGAGGTGGATGTATTTTTGGCACTGGATCGTGGAGAACCGGattttttgccttttaacaccTGGTATCCCCGGGTCAGGCCTTGTCATGCTCTCCAGGTGCCCTTCATCATCAGGTGCTTCCGGTGACCTCAGGGGCACAGTACTGTCTtccccaccagggctgcttacccCATTGTCTTCCCCCAGGTCAGTCCCCGGGTCCTTGCCCTTAGGCCCTATGTGTGggatgcccagaggcacccctgtGGCCTGGAGTTGCTGGCCCACATGCATAATACCGCCACTGTCTGTCCCCAGGGTGGTATGAGGCTCTTCTGACTCCTTTGAAGGCTCATCTGCTAGCTTCCTGAGCATCTCCTCCTTTGCCTGAAGCTTTATTTCAGTCTCCTCTAAGCTGCTCCCCAAGGCCACCATCTTCACCAAGGCCTCACTGAGGTCCTGCTCTTTCTTTTCCACGACTCTCTCGTGCAGGTCCTTGATGCGCCCCagctcctcctccctctcatgCAGCAGTGCGTGCATGCACTGGAGCTGCCCGGACACCTCCCCGAAGGAGCGTTCCAGGCTCTGGTAGTCGGATTCCCTTCCCCTCAACTGTGCCTGCAGTGCAGCAACGTCCCCGTCAGACACAGTGACCCGGGCGACCAGCTCTTGGAAGCGCTGCCTAAGGAGGTCGCACTCGTCTCGGAGGCCCTGGACATGCTCGGAGAGCTCCTGGATGCTGGCTTCCTTCTTTTCTAGCTGCTCCTCCAGCTGGTGCACATGCTCACTCCCCTCGAACTTGGCACTCAGCTTCTCCTTCTGCAGCACCTCCACCTGCTGCTCGCGGTTCCGCAGCTCGTCCTCATAGGCGCTGGCCTTGTCCTCTACCTCCTTCAGGCTCTTCAGCAACACCTGCTTCTCCTTCTCGCAGCTCTCCAGTAGCAGCTCGTAGTTCTTCTGCAGCTTCTCCTCCATCAGTCTCTGGGCCTGCTCACTGGCGCCGAGCTGCTGACTGAGGTCGGCGACACGCTCCTGCAGCCGCTGCACCTCCCTCTGCCGGTCCCTCTGCAGTGCCTGCTGTGTCTCCAGGTCCCGCAGCTCCTGCATTTTCTCCAGCAGCAGGGCTTCCGCACTCTTGAGCTTCTGCTCGCTGGCTTTGAGCTGCCCGCTCAACACGGCCTCGCTGTGCTGCCATTCCTCCAGCTGCTCGCGAACCTTGTCCTTCTCCAGCTTCAGGTCACTCTTGAGCTTAGCCAGCGCCTGCTCCTTGATGGCCAGTTCGGCAGCGGCGTTGCTCAGCCTTGCCTGGAGGCTCTGGGCCTCGGCCTCATGGTGTCGGATAGCGTCCTTGGCCTCCCCATAGCTCCGCTTCAGGGCCTGAATCTGCTGATTGACCAGCTCCTGGCGCTGGCACTGGGCTTCCAGCTCGCTTTGGAGATCTTGGTTGACTTTATGGAGCCTCTGCCAGGCGCCGGGCGGGGAGGCGGCCACTTCAGTCTTAAAAAAACCGATTAGACACTAGGTTAGTAACACTCTGGCCTCCCGGATCTGAGTGTCACACCTCTGGCCAGGATCACCACGGAAAAGCTCCTGGGGTGGGTTTGCCTTCTCtcctttgcatatttttttttccattaaataaTCCAACAaatcatcttaattttttttttaaagtagctgCTTTCAGGTAAACAGAAAACATGGACAATAACATCAAAACAGCTCTAACTGAGTAGCTTCTAGGAGAAATAAACCAAACAGAATTGAATGATGGAGCACACGGATAAGCAAAACGAAGACCGAGGACACGGGGCGGTGGGTAGGAGGACACAAGGGAGGAGCAGAGAACctgcgtttgtttgtttgttttgcaaaaCAAAAGCACACAGTTCTAGACAACCAGTCCTCAAGAAGTGCAGGGTGTTGGGTGCGTGAGGCCACTTCCTTCCACGActggaggagaaggaaggaaggtgaCTGCCGGGAGATGTCACTGTTGTAACACCCGAAACATTTCCCTTTGGAAGTGTATCCAATCCTACAGTTAACAGGAAAATTTAATCTCTACCTGTAAGAAGAcaaatgggggggagggggggccagGAACCATGGAGTAAAATATAAtaatcaacaaaacaaacaaacctttgtggaactcaaaataagaaagtaaagcatgcaaaaaacaaaacgaaacaaaaaacaaatgaaataaaactcCCCAAACTGAAAGGCATGCAGAATGGACAGAACTAATATAATTTAGGGGTGAAAAACAGAAACATGGAGAAGGATGAGGGGAACAGCCCAGCCTAAGAACCTGGCCTGCCGTGTGGCGGCGGTGCCGGGAGGGGAGCCACAGATGTGACACTCAGTTACAGTCAGTTCCACTCTATGCTCCATGTCCCAACCGTGCATGCCACCCCCCAGCACAGGCCACTACAGCACCCACCCTGCGCGCAGGCCTCCTCCTGGCCCTTCCACACGAAACAAAGCCGCATTCGCATCTGTCTTTTGACCACAAGCATTCCCAGAGCTCAGAGGGTGGTTACACCCAGCCAGGCGTTCAGCTTCCTGGGCAGGGATGGAGACCAGCTTCCCTGGGCTGCCGCAGGGCTTCAACGTGGGCTCAGGCTCTTGGCCCCTGCAGACCCTCAGGCTAGCAATGTGCAACGTCTGTGCTAGGTCTCTGCCTCTTGGCAGGAGGGGATGCATGTGGGGTGAGGGCCTGGCAGAGGCTTAAGGAGGTGCTCTCCACACCTGGAGGGTTGGCAGGAATGACCTGGAAAGCTTCCAGAATCAGGCGGGTAAGAGAAGGTTGCCCACCCTCACCAGTGCTGGGGCCATAGAGTATGGACTAGGCATGGCAACAATTAGGCCAAAGGTGGCTGGAGAGAGAAGGGCCCAGGGCCATAATCAAATGGGAGAACAAACCGAAGGCAAAGGGAAAAtgcaacaaaaaggaaagaacggAGAGAGGCAAAAGGGTCGACTCagacacagagagtggctgaGAGCCACCTGGTCCACCAATAGCCCTCAAGCTGAGGAGGATGGGTACCTATGGTTCTACAAACATTGCCCAGTAAGCTCATCACAGGTACTGAGTCTCTTAGGGCTGTAAAGTCCTGGCTGTTAGGCCTGGGTGGACACAGGCCAGGAGGCTGGCCTGTGGGGGAGGGCGTGCATGTCCCCAGCACCTATCTCTGATCCTTTCTCTATTTCTCACACCCTCTCCCCTTCGTGAGAACAACTGGCACAGCATGAGCTTTGTTCGTGCTATTGCAAGCACGTGCAGTGCTTGGAGCACATCGGAGAGGCAGCACCACAGGCCCCTGCACTGGGCACCTCCTGCCTCGGGGAGCCCCAGGCAGCCCCACCTCACTCTGCTTCTCTGTGGGTCTGGCTGCTGGAAGCATTACTAGACAGGTGGGCTAGGGCTGCCGGCTGTGTTATCTGGGGATGCGTCTGAGGGCTGGCCCGGCCAACCATGGGATGACTAGCTGCCGGCCCTGAGCTGTTGTGGCCAGTCGACACACTGCTCTGTCTCGGTCTCAGGAAAGCTCCCCAGTCACTGTTGGTACCACAAAGTCTCAACAGCCTGGCCCTCAGGTGGCTGCTGTGACCCAGAGGGCTCCTTTGAAAGGCAGAGGAAGTGGGGGGCTGTGCTTCTTGTCCTGGCACCGGCTGGGTGCCCCACTGGCACCCTGCAGCAGAGCCCACAGGCCAGCTCCTCCCCCGCTGGGGGGACCCTCCTATCTTTGTCCTAGACTCCCCCTGTTCAGAGCATGATGCAGCTCCCGGGTACTTCTGCTGCCCAAGGACACCCCTGCAGGCCCTGGGTCCTACAGACCAGGCACTTGGCATGGCTGGGTGAAGTGTGCCCCCCTTGAGCTTCCCTCTAGGCTTGTCTAGTCTGCTCAGGCTGGGGGTGCCATGCCACACATCCTCTGAAACTTTGCCTGGCCAGAAAGTGAAAGGCGGGGCCTGGCTGAGGTGTGGTGCGGCCAGGGTGTTGGGGGAAGGCTCTGACTCCAGCTTTGCCAATACTGTGCTTGGCCCTAAGCAAGGCTCTTGGCCTGCTACGCTCTCAAGTGTTGGCTCCTATCTGTGAACAGGCCCAGCACTGCCGTTGTGAAAATAACCAGCAGTGATGTCCGAGACGGGTGCTGATAACAAATCTGTACCGGGCACTCTGAGGGCCAGACAGAGTACTAGAATCATCTGTTCATAAAGGCCTTTGGTGGAGAGGTTTGGGCAGAGCCCCCAGTGTCAGGCCAGGAGGAGAGAACACACAGAAGACCCCCCACCACATGGAGCCCCTCTTGAGGAGGCGAGGGGACACGGTGCCACTCAGCCAGGTTTTGCACATTCCTACCCTGCCAGGTGTGGGTGCCCATATCGAAGCCCCAGTGTACCAAGCAGCTGCCAGGCCCTACCTGCAGCACGTAGCCCTCCCGAGCACTCTGCTCCCGGCCCAGCGCCACTCGCAGCTGGTCCTGGAGGAGCCGGTTCTGCTCCAGGAGTTCGGAGGCCTCTTTCTGGCTCTGTTCCAACTGTTGGCAAAAAGacacacattttaaaacaaaatcacaaTCATAACCAAGGCAGAAGCATAGCAAAAGGCGTGCGGTCTCCCACACAGCCAGAGACATTTGGAATCTCCACGTTTCAGCAGATCTGCTGACCTGGACTTCAACAACTCAAGCCCCTATCACACCGGTGTGTGTGTTACACTGTGGAGGGGGCAAGGGCAGTCCCGGGCTCCCATATAATTCCCACACCTGCTTGTGTCTCTAACGTGGAGCCTCCCACCGTGAAAAAGGTCTTCTGGAGCATGAACGGAAAAACACAATGTGGTATAAACATACAACGGGATACTACTCAgacgtaaagagaaatgaagtcctaatacatgccacagcttggatgaaccttgaaaacatgctgaacaaaataagtcagttgcaaaaggacaaatattatatgatctcacttacgtgAAATGAGCAAATAtgcagaaaccaaagtttattagtggttacctgaggtggtagggaggaggaaaggagcaGTTTTTGCTTGGGGCGTATTGGGTTTCTGTGACTagcggtggaataatttggacAAGGACAGCAAGAGTGGTTGTaccacatgaagaatgtaatcaatgtcactgatttatacatgcagaaattgttgaattggcgaatgttttgttgtgtatatttttaccacacacacacacacaaatcctaaAAAAAAGTCCTCTTGGGAGAGCCCCACATAGGTCTGCCCCTCTCTGGGGAAAGGGTACACCTCTGTGGGGAAGTGCCAGCTTTGCACAACACTAGGAGGAGAAAAGTCCCATATAAGGTTCTGTCTGCAAAGGGGCTCTGGCAGCTCCCTCACTTGGGGTGTGAGCCCAATGCATGGGTGGGCTACTTCACCCTCTTCCTGCTTTGGACGGTTTTGAATTCCTGCTCTCATCCATCCTCCCCTTCCTGGGGCTTAGTGTGGTGGGGGGCACCGAGGCAATCAGGAGCTGGTAACTGCTCAgtggggagggctggggagggacCGCGGGATTGTTGTAAAAGGGATGGTAGCCCTTGATTGGTAAACACGGAAGACCTGGCActactcaaaacaggaaaaccaaacctgctgccatcgagtcccaaagtccctggaggacagagtagaactgcccaaagggttttcaaggctataatctttacagaaacagactgccacatctttcttccctggagcagctggtgggttcgaactgtcaaccttacagttaacagccaagcacttaaccactgtgccaccaaggttccttcaTTACATcactaaaccaaactcattgccattgagtcgattctgattcaaactgaccctacaggacagagtagaacagccccacagggtttctaaggctgtaatctttatggaagcagattgccacatctttcttccctggagcggctggtgggttcaaactgctgaccttttggttagcagctgagcacttaatcactgtaccaccagggttcagtAACACTACTTGACAGCCTGAAAAAATCACAACCTGGCCCTGGCACCTGGCTGGCTGGCACGGCCCATACCAACAGCAGCAGAGTGATGTGGGCCAGAGCTgttgtttccctgtgttttgccTTCATTATTTTATTAACCGGAGTCCAAAACCTCATTGCTgccgaatcaattccgactcatagcgaccctaacgtacagggtagaactgccctatagggtttccaagtagtgcctggtggatctgaactgccgaccttttggttagcagccatagttcttaaccactgtgccaccagggtttccttaaccggagtagaaaacagaaaaactggaGTGTTGATGCTAGCGCTAAGTGTACGCTTCATACATTTAATAAAATGGGAGTGTTGATGCTAGTGTTAAGTGTAGGCCTCCTACATGTAATGAAACAGGAAAAAGACAGGAAGTGCTAGGCATACCAAAGTGGCAagccttttttctctttcatgttgttgagaatacacacagcaaaacatacaccaattcaaccactCCTatgtgtacgattcagtgacaatGATTGAGTTGTGCCACCATCCTCAGCCTCCTTTCTGCGTTGTTCTTCCCCCACTAACGGAAACTCACTgccccaaggttcctatctaatcttttgagttgctgttgttaccttgatttcatataatttttttttaaaagagcatgataCTTAAGGcggacattttatttttttaattgtactttcaaTGAcagcttacagaacaaactagtttctcattaaacagtacacactgttttatgatattggttaacaaccctacaacatCTCAACAGTTtatcttctcgaccttgggttccctattaccagctttcctgtcccctcctgtcaaggcaggcatttttttttttttagcagtttacTTAAACtactggttttaagaagacttcaggggatattttagtttaaagtttaaagattatctcagggcaacggTTTCTGGGGTtatccagcccccatggctccagaaagtctggagtttgTGAGAATTAgatattctgttctgcattttctcccttttgatcaggattctatagaatctttgatcaaaatgttcagtaacggtagctgggcaccaaccagttcttctggtctcatggcaaacgGGGTACTTCTTcacggaggcagttagccacacattccatatcctcctcctattcctgactctcctcctcctgttgctccaggtgaagagaACAACTGCcatgtcttagatggccgtttgcaagcttttaaaaccccaggcactacacaaccaactaggatgtagaacagaagcactaaatacgtTATTACGCAAAGTGGCAAATCTTTGACCTTAGTTAGCTAGTTGTGTAAAAGAGTGCATCTGAAGCACGTCTCTGATGACTGTGCCTC
The window above is part of the Elephas maximus indicus isolate mEleMax1 chromosome 2, mEleMax1 primary haplotype, whole genome shotgun sequence genome. Proteins encoded here:
- the MPRIP gene encoding myosin phosphatase Rho-interacting protein isoform X2; this translates as MSAAKENPCRKFQANIFNKSKCQNCFKPRESHLLNDEDLSQAKPIYGGWLLLAPDGTDFDNPVHRSRKWQRRFFILYEHGLLRYALDEMPTTLPQGTINMNQCTDVVDGEGRTGQKFSLCILTPEKEHFIRAENKEIISGWLEMLMVYPRTNKQNQKKKRKVEPPTPQEPGPAKMAVTSSSSIPSAEKVPTTKSTLWQEEMRAKDQPDGRSLSPAPSPGQSQPSAASTLREPGLEGREEEGTMSSEQMDCGRKVRVESGYFSLEKTKQDLKAEEQQLPPPLSPPSPSTPSNRYSYPEPSSQELGRPLPSPGPRPTSRTICSISLNSLDAASRPPAHLDSDSAGGRGAERLGHAFAFKVSRQYATLADVPKAIRISHREAFQVERRRLERRTRAHSPGREEVARLFGNERRRSQVIEKFEALDIEKAEHMETSAPAGPTSASDTRQGRSEKRVFPRKRDLTAEAPTAPLLDVPAPPLSPHRRAKSLDRRPTEPPVTPDLLNFKKGWLTKQYEDGQWKKHWFVLADQSLRYYRDSVAEEAADLDGEIDLATCYNVTEYPVQRNYGFQIHTKEGEFALSAMTSGIRRNWIQTIMKHVHPTTAPDVTSSLPEEKSKSSSPETCPRPSEKQESDTGEPDPDQRRSRARERRREGRSKTFDWAEFRPIQQALAQERASATGPCDAREPGCPEADPGELERERTRRREERRRRFGALDTVDGPGGTDDAILRMEVDRSPGLPVTPDLKTQSVHVEIEQRWHQVETTPLREEKQVPISPLHLASSEDGSDRLPAQELTSLLEKELEQSQKEASELLEQNRLLQDQLRVALGREQSAREGYVLQTEVAASPPGAWQRLHKVNQDLQSELEAQCQRQELVNQQIQALKRSYGEAKDAIRHHEAEAQSLQARLSNAAAELAIKEQALAKLKSDLKLEKDKVREQLEEWQHSEAVLSGQLKASEQKLKSAEALLLEKMQELRDLETQQALQRDRQREVQRLQERVADLSQQLGASEQAQRLMEEKLQKNYELLLESCEKEKQVLLKSLKEVEDKASAYEDELRNREQQVEVLQKEKLSAKFEGSEHVHQLEEQLEKKEASIQELSEHVQGLRDECDLLRQRFQELVARVTVSDGDVAALQAQLRGRESDYQSLERSFGEVSGQLQCMHALLHEREEELGRIKDLHERVVEKKEQDLSEALVKMVALGSSLEETEIKLQAKEEMLRKLADEPSKESEEPHTTLGTDSGGIMHVGQQLQATGVPLGIPHIGPKGKDPGTDLGEDNGVSSPGGEDSTVPLRSPEAPDDEGHLESMTRPDPGIPGVKRQKIRFSTIQCQKYIHLDGSEKAWTSSASSDTSQDRSLSEESMSSEPAPGPLPGPSDTDTYLSIIHSLETKLYITEEKLKDVTLRLESQRGRDQEALVALHHQWAGTEAQLREQLRASLTQASALASQLELERQGRAAFTESHAGELGDFQVKNSQALTCLEKCLEQLRSLPRMGPEEEHAAPAACLASMEGILAEAIQVLQLVPAPTDNTAPALHEDGSCLQGRRPPAQQPELTEQEQLKRLSDQIALEASLISQIADSLRNTTSDISCILQEISQVGGLPLESENATACPGPLADSLAKKLLVDGEFWSQVELLSQHLVTLGGEAVDATDGGWLGLAPALAPTVADATLVRAELSFVTQSVRESFHHRLSTVQDNLCSTRAALQRLRCTLSQILEAYHTPDFDRVMQQASGALGLQAGVEEGVLQSWDLSLVGEVPRQDPSSALEPFQLSGRRSSTLVAVQEELAQQLKAKARTLGEIATALACLPPAESISSCQKLLQASQTLSYSSCLGGLGQYSSLLVQDAIIQAQVCYAACRIRLEYEKELQLYKDSWQSRDAPCQRHVQALGALREEYEDLLRKQKSEYLEVIAIIERENAELMARVTELGHQQGCLEAVESRHSATVRTLQGRHREELLGVVEQLGQAERTLQAEHSRVLSQLDTSARDRQDLEQHHVEQMQTLEDRFQLKIKELQGIHAEELRTLQEHCSQNLQRLKETLSHCQQQRPGALPAPGPPSGLPPPSPSWPASQAKGVAESAARLHERIQELEAQTDAMREELEHKDLEGGAATLRKKYQRDLENLKATCERGFAAMEETHQKKIEDLQRQHQRELEKLREEKDRLLAEETAATISAIEAMKNAHREEMERELEKSQRSQISSINSDIEALRRQYLEELQSVQRELEVLSEQYSQKCLENAHLAQALEAERQALRQCQRENQELNAHNQELNNRLAAEITRLRTLLTGDGGGEAGGSPLTQGKDAYELEVLLRVKESEIQYLKQEISSLKDELQTALRDKKYASDKYKDIYTELSIVKAKADCDISRLKEQLKAATEALGEKSPENTTVSGYDIMKSKSNPDFLKKDRSCVSRQLRNIRSKSLKEGLTVQERLKLFESRDLKKD